A genomic window from Methanoculleus caldifontis includes:
- a CDS encoding glycosyltransferase: protein MAYMNGITCICDNGRTLEDHRPIVGDDVISGIYRKAVALQGKRVLHVNSTYQSGGVAEMILSLVPLMNDVGVKTQWNILTGEGDFFTITKNFHNALQGQPIAFSDMERGLYLQTNECFSGQMAIDHDLVVVHDPQPLPLIRFYQKTQPWVWRCHVDLSNPDPALWEFLKGFVLDYDRMVISHDQYRRCGMPMEQRIIRPAIDPLSEKNRDLSEAEIQDLLTQYNVPIDKPLITQISRFDKWKDPEGVVDVFIEVKKHVDCRLILCGSMAPDDPEGWEIYRRVEEKARPYIETGDVILITAEDHLLVNALQRVSCVILQKSLREGFGLTVTEGLWKGRPVIASRVGGIPLQIEDGETGFLLDPTDTDGFAWRIRQVLENPELGERLGRAGKEHVRKHFLITRLLTDYLEMLHAELNT, encoded by the coding sequence ATGGCCTACATGAACGGAATAACCTGCATCTGCGACAACGGCCGGACACTCGAGGACCACCGGCCCATCGTCGGCGACGACGTCATCTCCGGAATCTACCGCAAAGCGGTGGCGCTCCAGGGGAAGAGAGTCCTCCATGTGAACTCGACCTACCAGAGCGGCGGCGTTGCGGAGATGATCCTCTCGCTGGTTCCGCTCATGAACGACGTCGGGGTCAAGACCCAGTGGAATATCCTGACCGGCGAGGGCGACTTCTTCACGATCACGAAGAACTTCCACAACGCGCTCCAGGGACAGCCGATAGCCTTCTCTGACATGGAGAGGGGCCTCTACCTCCAGACGAACGAGTGCTTCTCCGGGCAGATGGCGATCGACCACGATCTCGTGGTCGTCCACGACCCGCAGCCCCTGCCGCTGATCCGGTTCTACCAGAAGACCCAGCCCTGGGTCTGGCGCTGCCACGTCGACCTCTCGAACCCCGACCCCGCGCTCTGGGAGTTCCTCAAGGGCTTCGTCCTTGACTACGACCGGATGGTCATCTCCCACGACCAGTACCGGCGGTGCGGGATGCCGATGGAGCAGCGGATAATCCGGCCGGCGATCGACCCGCTCTCGGAGAAGAACCGCGACCTCTCCGAGGCCGAGATACAGGACCTGCTCACACAGTACAACGTGCCGATCGACAAGCCCCTGATCACCCAGATCTCGCGCTTCGACAAGTGGAAGGACCCCGAAGGCGTCGTCGACGTCTTCATCGAGGTCAAAAAGCATGTCGACTGCAGGCTGATCCTCTGCGGGAGCATGGCCCCCGACGACCCCGAAGGCTGGGAGATCTACCGGCGGGTCGAGGAGAAGGCGCGGCCCTACATCGAGACCGGCGACGTCATCCTGATCACCGCCGAAGACCACCTGCTGGTCAACGCCCTGCAGCGGGTCTCCTGCGTCATCCTCCAGAAGTCGCTCAGGGAGGGCTTCGGCCTGACCGTCACCGAGGGGCTCTGGAAGGGCCGGCCGGTCATCGCCTCGCGTGTCGGCGGGATCCCGCTCCAGATCGAGGACGGCGAGACCGGGTTCCTCCTCGACCCGACCGACACGGACGGGTTTGCCTGGAGGATCCGGCAGGTCCTCGAGAACCCCGAACTCGGCGAGAGGCTCGGCCGGGCCGGCAAGGAGCACGTCAGGAAGCACTTCCTGATCACCCGGCTCCTCACCGACTACCTGGAGATGCTCCACGCCGAACTGAACACCTGA
- a CDS encoding DEAD/DEAH box helicase — protein MENSTTFQNFNISQKTLRAIEDMGFEEPTPIQTSTIPVILEGRDVTGQAQTGTGKTAAFAVPAIERVDPDNRATQVIVLSPTRELAIQTAEEFARLAKYHKGINILPIYGGQPIERQFKGLERGVQVVVGTPGRVLDHLDRGTLSFARVGLVVLDEADQMLDMGFREDIEKILEETPNDRQTVLFSATLPKPILEITKRFQKNPEFISVARREVTVPQIEQLYLEVRNREKIEVLSRLLDMYDPELTLVFSNTKQGVDELTTHLQARGYFAEGLHGDMKQTLRDRVMAKFRAGSIDILVATDVAARGIDVEDVDLVINYDVPQDIEYYIHRIGRTARAGRTGRAVTFVGPKEYFKLRTIQDYTKIRIGRIPLPTQGDVEESRTRRMIDRVGQVVEEGGLERYVNLVEQIIAEDYTSLEVAAALLKMHLGANAPSDRGSGPVQDIGGTRGLAILEIPLGREHRIRPKDIVGALAGETGIPGRTIGAINIYDRYSTVEVPPDTVEVIIERMEGKTIAGVRLLDPIRVAGSPESGRSPEGR, from the coding sequence ATGGAGAACAGTACCACCTTCCAGAACTTCAATATCTCGCAAAAGACACTCCGGGCAATAGAAGATATGGGCTTTGAGGAACCGACGCCGATCCAGACCAGCACGATACCCGTGATACTCGAGGGCCGCGACGTGACCGGCCAGGCCCAGACAGGGACCGGCAAGACGGCGGCGTTCGCCGTCCCCGCGATCGAGCGGGTCGACCCCGACAACCGGGCGACGCAGGTCATCGTCCTCTCCCCCACCCGCGAGCTCGCCATCCAGACCGCCGAGGAGTTCGCCCGCCTGGCGAAGTACCACAAGGGCATCAACATCCTCCCGATCTACGGCGGCCAGCCGATCGAGCGGCAGTTCAAGGGTCTCGAGCGCGGGGTCCAGGTCGTCGTCGGGACGCCCGGGCGGGTCCTCGACCACCTCGACCGGGGCACGCTCTCGTTTGCCCGCGTGGGCCTCGTCGTCCTCGACGAAGCGGACCAGATGCTCGATATGGGATTCCGGGAGGACATCGAGAAGATCCTCGAAGAGACCCCGAACGACCGGCAGACGGTCCTCTTCTCGGCGACGCTCCCCAAGCCGATCCTCGAGATCACAAAGCGGTTCCAGAAGAATCCCGAGTTCATATCCGTCGCCCGCCGCGAGGTGACCGTCCCGCAGATCGAGCAGCTCTACCTTGAGGTGCGCAACCGCGAAAAGATCGAGGTCCTCTCCCGGCTCCTCGACATGTACGACCCCGAACTGACCCTGGTCTTCTCGAACACCAAGCAGGGCGTCGACGAGCTGACCACCCATCTCCAGGCCCGCGGCTACTTCGCCGAAGGCCTCCACGGGGACATGAAGCAGACCCTCCGCGACCGGGTGATGGCGAAGTTCCGGGCAGGATCGATCGACATCCTGGTCGCAACGGACGTCGCGGCTCGCGGGATCGACGTCGAGGACGTCGACCTGGTCATCAACTACGACGTCCCGCAGGACATCGAGTACTACATCCACCGGATCGGCCGGACGGCGCGGGCCGGGCGGACCGGGCGTGCCGTCACGTTCGTCGGCCCCAAGGAGTACTTCAAGCTCCGGACGATCCAGGACTACACCAAGATCCGGATCGGCCGGATCCCGCTCCCGACACAGGGCGACGTCGAGGAGAGCCGGACCCGGCGGATGATCGACCGCGTGGGGCAGGTCGTCGAGGAAGGCGGCCTCGAACGCTACGTGAACCTGGTCGAGCAGATCATCGCCGAGGACTACACCTCGCTTGAGGTTGCGGCCGCTCTCCTGAAGATGCACCTCGGCGCGAACGCCCCCAGCGACCGGGGATCCGGCCCGGTCCAGGATATCGGCGGGACGAGAGGCCTCGCGATCCTCGAGATCCCCCTCGGCCGGGAGCACCGGATCCGGCCCAAGGACATCGTCGGGGCGCTTGCCGGCGAGACCGGGATTCCCGGGCGGACGATCGGCGCGATCAACATCTACGACAGGTATTCCACCGTCGAGGTGCCCCCCGACACCGTCGAGGTGATCATCGAGCGGATGGAAGGAAAGACGATCGCGGGAGTCAGGCTGCTCGACCCGATCCGGGTCGCCGGGTCGCCGGAGAGCGGCAGGTCTCCCGAAGGACGGTAA
- a CDS encoding uracil-DNA glycosylase family protein, protein MIVRQSLPSAGVREAYLRYARDRPDLAGVLLPALLPHEVCGAVPPRRVKVLFVAESPPWAAGGREVAGPADCADPRYPYFWNDRYEARPVRGPLSGGLAENLFCLLGLTGRSRRENLDLFSGRGCYLVDTIQCVFRKNRRPAIPSDLVRLSAREVLGRDLAALAPEYVVALGNTALAGLRRLEPYAGALAGAEQVTAIPDALRDALLEEHHLLCLPYPGGRNRRYLDRIASGFDLVGDLAT, encoded by the coding sequence ATGATTGTCCGGCAATCCCTCCCGTCCGCGGGCGTTCGGGAGGCCTACCTCCGCTACGCGCGCGACCGCCCGGACCTGGCCGGGGTCCTCCTCCCCGCCCTCCTGCCCCACGAGGTCTGCGGGGCCGTGCCCCCGCGCCGCGTGAAGGTGCTCTTCGTCGCCGAGTCCCCGCCCTGGGCCGCCGGAGGCCGGGAGGTCGCCGGACCGGCCGACTGCGCCGACCCCCGCTACCCCTACTTCTGGAACGACCGCTACGAGGCGCGGCCGGTCCGGGGACCGCTCTCCGGAGGGCTCGCCGAGAACCTCTTCTGCCTGCTCGGCCTTACCGGCCGGTCACGCCGGGAGAACCTCGACCTCTTCTCCGGCCGGGGCTGCTACCTGGTCGACACCATCCAGTGCGTCTTCCGGAAGAACCGTCGTCCGGCGATCCCATCCGACCTCGTCCGGCTGAGCGCCCGCGAGGTTCTCGGCCGGGACCTTGCCGCCCTCGCCCCGGAGTACGTCGTCGCCCTGGGCAACACGGCGCTCGCGGGGCTCCGCCGGCTTGAGCCCTACGCCGGCGCTCTTGCCGGCGCGGAACAGGTCACCGCGATCCCCGATGCGTTGCGGGACGCCCTCCTCGAGGAGCACCACCTCCTCTGCCTGCCCTATCCGGGCGGGCGCAACCGGCGCTACCTGGACCGGATCGCGTCGGGGTTCGATCTCGTCGGGGACCTTGCAACCTGA
- a CDS encoding Hsp20/alpha crystallin family protein: MALRRSGQGPWSEIEEMISGMQKQFGEAMERLSGAPLGGGAGAMIDVLEHESDVVVVADLPGVQTEEISVRLLDPRTLRVAARREEAKEEEQAGYHMRERRVGAISRTVTLPTDVREEEAHATFKNGVLEVRLKKVPEDRGKEIPIGGEAAAESRGTGTSAAEERRQQVEQEYREAREKMEPSGYPDARAMAEAAEKIELEETGSPEEQRRAAELRRQKEKMFEEGKKKLG, encoded by the coding sequence ATGGCATTGAGAAGATCGGGCCAGGGGCCCTGGAGCGAGATCGAAGAGATGATCTCAGGGATGCAGAAGCAGTTTGGCGAGGCGATGGAGCGCCTCTCCGGGGCGCCGCTCGGCGGCGGGGCCGGGGCGATGATCGACGTCCTCGAACACGAGTCCGACGTCGTGGTCGTTGCCGACCTCCCCGGCGTCCAGACGGAAGAGATCTCGGTCAGGCTCCTCGACCCGCGGACGCTCCGGGTCGCCGCCCGGCGGGAGGAGGCAAAAGAGGAGGAGCAGGCCGGCTACCACATGCGGGAGCGGAGGGTCGGCGCGATCTCCCGGACGGTCACCCTGCCCACCGACGTCCGGGAGGAGGAGGCACACGCCACCTTCAAGAACGGGGTCCTCGAGGTGCGGTTGAAGAAGGTTCCCGAAGACCGCGGCAAGGAGATCCCGATCGGCGGCGAGGCTGCCGCAGAGAGCAGGGGGACCGGCACCTCTGCCGCAGAGGAGCGCCGGCAGCAGGTCGAGCAGGAGTACCGGGAGGCCCGCGAGAAGATGGAGCCGTCGGGGTACCCGGACGCCCGCGCGATGGCGGAGGCGGCGGAGAAGATCGAACTCGAGGAGACGGGGAGCCCCGAGGAGCAGAGGCGGGCCGCCGAACTCCGCCGGCAGAAGGAGAAGATGTTTGAGGAGGGAAAGAAGAAGCTCGGCTGA
- a CDS encoding MBL fold metallo-hydrolase, with product MSPRTAEEVARKTAVVLPAAGTVTVIPRDNLRIHTYEAPETAVFVNSHILETEDRLIVVDTQLLRPHAEEFRRYADSLSKPIDRVIITHSHPDHWFGCEYFRDVPIHALAEVADGITGGGEAMIQAYAPIFGDAITETVTAPEHVIRPGTGTVDGVRLVYEKVDGGEAGVNLVIELPDQRVLLAQDMVYNRVHVFLQQKEMGPWLAHLRRYLEGEYDFVLSGHGLPANMQALADMVGYLETAETALAESNDVESLKKHLVGKYPLYRGDYILDISGRYLYGGE from the coding sequence ATGAGTCCCAGGACTGCAGAAGAAGTGGCCCGGAAGACCGCGGTCGTGCTGCCGGCTGCCGGCACCGTGACCGTCATCCCCCGGGATAACCTGAGGATCCACACCTACGAGGCGCCGGAGACGGCGGTCTTTGTCAACTCGCACATCCTCGAGACGGAGGACCGGCTGATCGTCGTCGACACCCAGCTCCTCCGCCCTCACGCGGAGGAGTTCCGCCGGTACGCCGACAGCCTGTCAAAGCCGATCGACCGCGTCATCATCACGCACAGCCACCCGGACCACTGGTTCGGCTGCGAGTACTTCCGCGACGTCCCGATCCACGCCCTCGCGGAGGTCGCCGACGGGATCACGGGCGGCGGGGAGGCGATGATCCAGGCCTACGCCCCGATCTTCGGGGACGCGATCACGGAGACCGTGACGGCGCCGGAGCACGTCATCCGGCCCGGGACCGGGACCGTCGACGGTGTGCGGCTCGTCTACGAGAAGGTCGACGGGGGAGAGGCCGGCGTCAACCTGGTGATCGAGCTCCCCGACCAGCGCGTCCTCCTCGCCCAGGACATGGTCTACAACCGGGTCCACGTCTTTCTGCAGCAGAAGGAGATGGGGCCCTGGCTCGCCCACCTCCGCCGCTACCTGGAGGGTGAGTACGACTTCGTCCTCTCGGGCCACGGGCTGCCGGCGAACATGCAGGCCCTCGCGGACATGGTCGGGTACCTGGAGACGGCAGAGACCGCGCTCGCGGAGAGCAACGACGTGGAGAGCCTGAAGAAGCACCTGGTCGGGAAGTACCCGCTCTACCGGGGGGACTACATCCTCGATATCAGCGGGCGCTACCTCTATGGAGGGGAGTGA
- a CDS encoding ribonuclease HepT family protein, which produces MIPVPPDGAARRMVMPSREGRRLLSNIAEAVGRIAEFTAGRTCEEYSTDPALRSRVDREVAILGEALSELLRREKASGTPSTSRVRRRGR; this is translated from the coding sequence GTGATCCCGGTCCCGCCGGACGGGGCCGCCCGGAGGATGGTCATGCCGTCGCGTGAAGGTCGGAGACTCCTCTCCAATATCGCGGAGGCGGTCGGCCGTATCGCGGAGTTCACCGCCGGGAGGACCTGCGAGGAGTATAGCACGGACCCGGCGCTCCGGTCCCGCGTGGACCGGGAGGTCGCGATCCTCGGCGAAGCCCTGAGCGAGCTCCTCCGGCGGGAGAAGGCCTCCGGTACGCCTTCGACCTCGCGGGTGCGCAGGCGCGGCCGGTGA
- a CDS encoding ATP-binding protein, whose protein sequence is MQRTIGRDAGEKIRSLALGFPAVSVIGPRQSGKTTLVRSVFPQLPYALLEDPDTRAFAEEDPRSFLAQYEKTGAIFDEVQRVPELFSYLQGVLDRNQRPGQFILTGSQNFLMMEQISQSLAGRVGIVKLLPLSMGELARAGIEVERYEELLYAGLFPRPYNNDIHPRDFYSSYIQTYLERDLRLLKQVQNLSAFQTFMKMCAYRSGQVVNYSSLANDCGITYNTAKEWLSLLETSMLIVLIRPHHKNFNKRLVKMPKLYFTDPGLAAHLAGVQSADDLGYHPLKGGLFESLVITEFLKYRFNRGKESNLYFWRDKLGHEIDCIIEYGGWDPIPVEIKSGRTASSDFFKEITYWNGLSGNTPERSFVVYGGDRSQQRAAGQLVGYRDLEPILPFLA, encoded by the coding sequence ATGCAGAGGACCATCGGGCGGGACGCCGGAGAGAAGATCCGGTCGCTCGCGCTCGGGTTTCCGGCAGTATCCGTGATCGGTCCCCGCCAGTCGGGAAAGACAACACTCGTCCGATCGGTGTTCCCGCAGCTACCCTACGCGTTGCTGGAAGATCCCGACACCCGGGCCTTCGCAGAAGAGGATCCCCGCAGTTTCCTTGCGCAATACGAAAAGACCGGAGCGATCTTCGATGAGGTGCAGAGAGTTCCGGAATTGTTTTCGTATCTCCAGGGAGTGCTCGACAGGAATCAGAGGCCGGGGCAGTTCATACTCACCGGATCCCAGAATTTCCTGATGATGGAGCAAATATCCCAGTCGCTTGCCGGTCGCGTCGGGATCGTCAAACTGCTTCCCCTCTCGATGGGGGAACTTGCCCGTGCCGGCATCGAGGTCGAGCGGTACGAGGAGCTCCTCTACGCCGGCCTCTTCCCCCGCCCCTATAACAACGATATTCACCCGCGAGACTTTTATTCATCGTATATCCAGACCTACCTCGAACGTGATCTCCGCCTTCTCAAGCAGGTGCAGAACCTCTCGGCATTCCAGACGTTCATGAAGATGTGTGCCTACCGGTCGGGCCAGGTGGTGAATTACTCATCCCTCGCCAACGACTGCGGCATCACCTATAACACGGCGAAAGAATGGCTATCCCTCCTTGAGACATCAATGCTGATCGTCCTGATCCGGCCCCACCACAAGAACTTCAACAAGCGGCTTGTGAAGATGCCCAAGCTCTACTTTACGGACCCCGGCCTTGCTGCCCACCTTGCCGGGGTGCAGAGTGCCGACGATCTCGGTTACCACCCCTTGAAAGGAGGGCTTTTTGAATCGCTCGTCATAACAGAGTTCCTGAAATACCGCTTCAACCGAGGTAAAGAGTCCAACCTCTACTTCTGGCGGGATAAACTCGGTCACGAGATCGACTGCATCATTGAATACGGGGGCTGGGACCCTATCCCGGTCGAGATAAAGTCAGGCAGAACAGCAAGTTCCGATTTCTTCAAGGAGATAACGTACTGGAACGGTCTCTCCGGCAACACACCGGAACGATCGTTCGTGGTCTACGGCGGCGACCGGTCCCAGCAGCGAGCAGCAGGGCAACTGGTCGGGTACCGGGATCTGGAACCGATCCTCCCGTTCCTGGCGTGA
- a CDS encoding GNAT family N-acetyltransferase — MKPLHIRTERLDLIPATLEILESDRNDHRELAHLLAAAVPGAWPPPLLDDRTLEEFIRMAARNADPRFVTWYWVRDEPAEGGRVLVGSGGLASAPAEPGTVLIGYSVLEEFQCRGYATEAVRHIVTAAFSLPGVRRVLATTYPELVGSIRVLEKNGFVPAGPAPAGEGFEEGTLAYVLERPGTGG, encoded by the coding sequence ATGAAACCGCTCCATATCCGCACCGAACGCCTCGACCTCATCCCCGCCACGCTCGAGATCCTCGAGAGCGACCGCAACGATCACCGAGAACTCGCCCATCTCCTCGCCGCCGCCGTCCCGGGTGCGTGGCCGCCGCCGCTCCTCGACGACAGAACCCTCGAAGAGTTCATCCGGATGGCCGCCAGAAACGCCGACCCGCGCTTCGTCACCTGGTACTGGGTGCGGGACGAGCCGGCGGAGGGCGGCCGGGTCCTCGTCGGCAGCGGGGGGCTTGCCTCCGCGCCGGCGGAGCCGGGCACGGTGCTGATCGGCTACTCGGTCCTCGAAGAGTTCCAGTGCCGGGGGTATGCGACCGAGGCGGTCCGGCATATCGTCACGGCGGCCTTCTCCCTCCCCGGCGTCCGGCGGGTCCTGGCGACGACCTACCCGGAGCTCGTCGGGTCCATAAGGGTGCTGGAGAAGAACGGGTTCGTCCCGGCAGGCCCGGCACCGGCAGGCGAGGGGTTCGAGGAGGGGACGCTCGCCTACGTGCTGGAGAGGCCCGGGACCGGGGGTTAG
- a CDS encoding glycoside hydrolase family 3 protein: MFNRSLTGLLLILAVCIAGCTSAPDTPDAVNRTLDSLTLEEKIGQMLLVGFRGYTVDDDSQIARDIAAGRVGGVILFDRDVALGTSERNIRDPAQVRALTASLQGYAGEIPIFVAVDQEGGAVCRLKESYGFPATVSARSLGDLNDEAATREAGRALAAMVAGSGFNVNFAPVVDLDVNPASPAIGRLNRSFSDNATVVAENARWIIEEHHNLGVMTAIKHFPGHGSAVTDTHAGFTDVTRTWSEEELRPYRDLIGLGLPDMVMTAHVYNANLDPDYPATLSEATVTGILRDRLGYDGVVVTDAMDMGAIHDNYDLRESLRLSINAGCDIFLFANNLVYDEEIAEKAVGIVKSLVESGEISEERIDESCGRVLRLKMRCLAGSPAAP; the protein is encoded by the coding sequence ATGTTCAACCGCTCCCTCACCGGCCTTCTCCTCATCCTCGCGGTCTGCATCGCGGGCTGCACGTCCGCCCCGGACACCCCGGACGCCGTCAACCGGACCCTCGACTCCCTCACCCTCGAGGAGAAGATCGGGCAGATGCTCCTCGTCGGGTTCCGCGGCTATACCGTCGACGACGACTCGCAGATCGCCCGCGATATCGCGGCCGGGCGCGTGGGGGGAGTGATCCTCTTCGACCGGGACGTGGCGCTCGGCACCAGCGAGCGGAACATCAGAGACCCCGCCCAGGTCCGGGCCCTGACCGCCTCGCTCCAGGGCTACGCCGGAGAGATCCCGATCTTTGTCGCCGTCGACCAGGAGGGCGGTGCGGTCTGCCGGCTGAAGGAGTCCTACGGGTTTCCCGCGACCGTCTCGGCCCGGTCGCTCGGCGATCTGAACGATGAGGCCGCCACCCGCGAGGCCGGGCGGGCGCTCGCGGCGATGGTTGCCGGGAGCGGGTTCAACGTCAACTTCGCGCCGGTCGTCGACCTCGACGTCAACCCCGCTTCGCCGGCCATCGGGCGGCTCAACCGGAGTTTCTCCGACAACGCCACCGTCGTCGCAGAGAACGCCCGCTGGATCATCGAGGAGCACCACAACCTCGGCGTGATGACGGCGATCAAGCACTTCCCCGGCCACGGGAGCGCCGTGACCGATACGCACGCGGGGTTCACCGACGTCACACGGACCTGGAGCGAGGAGGAGCTCCGGCCCTACCGCGACCTGATCGGCCTGGGTCTGCCCGACATGGTGATGACCGCCCACGTCTACAACGCGAACCTGGACCCCGACTACCCGGCGACGCTCTCGGAGGCGACCGTCACCGGCATCCTCCGCGACCGGCTCGGCTACGACGGCGTGGTCGTGACGGACGCGATGGATATGGGCGCCATCCACGACAACTACGATCTCCGCGAGTCGCTCCGGCTCTCGATCAACGCCGGGTGCGACATCTTCCTCTTTGCGAACAACCTGGTCTACGACGAGGAGATCGCGGAGAAGGCCGTCGGGATCGTGAAAAGTCTCGTCGAGTCTGGGGAGATCTCCGAGGAGCGGATCGACGAGTCCTGCGGGCGGGTCCTCAGGCTGAAGATGCGCTGCCTGGCCGGGAGCCCGGCCGCGCCCTGA
- a CDS encoding flavodoxin domain-containing protein — MNVIVLYASRYGSTKGIAEFIAEKLRQHGLEAEARSVDAAPEIRDYGAVVIGSAVYMGHWMREAAEFVRKNSDVLDGRPVWLFSSGPLKPEPEAVSQDAPGIEPDEIAELRRLVHPRNTRVFSGALDPAKLDFPHRLIRRLPAGREVLPEGDFRNWDEIEAWAAGIAREIAVPAA; from the coding sequence ATGAACGTGATCGTTCTCTATGCGAGCAGATACGGGTCGACGAAAGGCATTGCGGAGTTCATAGCCGAAAAACTCAGGCAGCACGGCCTGGAGGCGGAGGCACGCAGCGTCGACGCGGCGCCGGAGATAAGAGACTACGGCGCCGTCGTGATCGGGAGCGCCGTCTACATGGGGCACTGGATGCGGGAGGCGGCGGAGTTCGTGCGGAAGAACAGCGACGTTCTCGACGGCCGGCCGGTCTGGCTCTTCTCGAGCGGGCCGCTAAAGCCCGAGCCGGAGGCCGTCTCGCAGGACGCCCCGGGGATCGAGCCCGACGAGATCGCCGAACTCCGCCGGCTCGTCCATCCCCGGAATACCCGGGTCTTCTCCGGCGCGCTCGACCCGGCGAAACTCGATTTCCCGCACCGGCTCATCCGCAGGCTGCCGGCAGGGCGCGAGGTCCTTCCCGAGGGGGACTTCCGGAACTGGGACGAGATCGAGGCCTGGGCGGCCGGCATCGCGCGGGAGATTGCCGTTCCTGCAGCGTAA
- a CDS encoding type II toxin-antitoxin system HicB family antitoxin codes for MYRFLVIFEQTDSNYLAYSPDLPGCVATGATHEEAEERMHEAIEPTSRGSRRTGSRFPARGLQPST; via the coding sequence ATGTATCGATTTCTTGTCATCTTCGAGCAGACCGACAGCAACTACTTGGCATACTCCCCGGATCTTCCGGGATGCGTGGCCACCGGAGCGACCCACGAGGAAGCGGAAGAGCGGATGCACGAGGCGATCGAGCCCACATCGCGGGGCTCGAGGAGGACGGGTTCCCGGTTCCCCGCTCGCGGTCTTCAGCCATCTACGTAG
- a CDS encoding type II toxin-antitoxin system HicA family toxin: MGGERMKVRDCITMIEADGWYLVATRGSHRQYKASVKTSQPSVAQAPFLTEHRTGRITIAGHPADKLAPGTLNSVLKQAGLKTRDE, translated from the coding sequence ATGGGCGGAGAAAGAATGAAAGTGAGAGACTGCATAACGATGATCGAAGCGGACGGATGGTACCTGGTGGCGACCCGGGGCAGTCACCGGCAGTATAAAGCCTCCGTCAAAACTTCGCAACCTTCGGTTGCTCAAGCTCCGTTCCTTACAGAACATCGCACCGGTCGTATCACCATCGCCGGGCACCCGGCAGACAAACTTGCTCCGGGAACGCTGAACAGCGTTCTCAAACAGGCAGGACTTAAAACGAGGGATGAATAA